One genomic window of Actinoalloteichus hoggarensis includes the following:
- a CDS encoding TetR/AcrR family transcriptional regulator, giving the protein MNRDDDRPLDPERTVDLLWSPATWQAADERLSLSRIVATAVELADADGLAELSMRRIADRLGYTTMALYRHVPGKAELIDLMRDAVYARLAGTTGDSSDWRSGLADWARDNRDLHRRHRWLADSAGRRRVPGPNIMSNFERALSIAESTGLPPAEVPAVVELIGGIVEGAARGEQEDEQRERQTGQTHQQWWESRDSLYERVGDYPTLRRIWEAGGYDRPVDAFEFGLDRALDGIEALIHRRDADRDEKEPVHCVVCGVVLPAAARGRPRSYCSHGCRQRAYRRRQSSE; this is encoded by the coding sequence ATGAACAGAGACGACGACCGTCCGCTCGACCCGGAGCGCACGGTCGATCTGCTCTGGAGCCCGGCGACGTGGCAGGCGGCGGACGAACGGCTGAGCCTGTCGCGCATCGTGGCGACGGCCGTCGAACTGGCCGACGCCGACGGCCTCGCCGAGTTGTCGATGCGCCGGATCGCCGATCGGCTGGGATACACGACGATGGCCCTCTACCGACATGTTCCGGGCAAGGCGGAGTTGATCGACCTGATGCGCGACGCCGTCTACGCGCGGCTCGCCGGAACGACGGGCGACTCGTCAGACTGGCGGTCCGGACTCGCGGACTGGGCCAGGGACAACCGTGACCTGCATCGTCGACACCGCTGGCTGGCGGACAGCGCGGGACGTCGACGGGTGCCGGGGCCGAACATCATGAGCAACTTCGAGCGCGCGCTGAGCATCGCCGAGAGCACCGGGCTGCCGCCCGCCGAGGTGCCCGCCGTGGTCGAGCTGATCGGCGGCATCGTGGAGGGCGCGGCCCGAGGCGAGCAGGAGGACGAGCAGCGGGAACGGCAGACCGGGCAGACCCACCAGCAGTGGTGGGAGAGCCGCGACTCGCTGTATGAGCGGGTCGGCGACTATCCGACGCTACGCCGGATCTGGGAGGCGGGCGGCTATGACCGGCCGGTGGACGCCTTCGAGTTCGGGCTCGATCGCGCACTCGACGGCATCGAGGCCCTCATCCACCGACGTGACGCCGACCGTGACGAAAAGGAGCCCGTGCACTGCGTGGTCTGCGGGGTCGTCCTGCCTGCGGCGGCCCGGGGCAGGCCGAGGTCCTACTGCTCACACGGCTGCCGTCAGCGCGCCTATCGGCGCAGGCAGTCGTCGGAGTAG
- a CDS encoding cold-shock protein, translating into MPSGRVKWYDAEKGFGFVTQDGGEDVYVRASALPPGVEGLKPGQRVEFGMAEGRRGPQALSVKILDAPPSVAEARRRPAEELHGLIEDMITVLEASVQPELRRGRYPDRKNTKRIAELVRAVARELEP; encoded by the coding sequence GTGCCGAGCGGCAGGGTCAAGTGGTACGACGCGGAGAAGGGATTCGGCTTCGTGACCCAGGACGGAGGCGAGGACGTCTACGTCCGTGCCTCCGCGCTACCGCCGGGGGTCGAGGGCCTGAAGCCGGGCCAACGAGTCGAGTTCGGCATGGCGGAGGGCCGCCGTGGTCCGCAGGCGCTGTCCGTGAAGATCCTGGACGCGCCGCCCTCGGTCGCCGAGGCGCGGCGCAGGCCCGCGGAGGAGCTGCACGGGCTGATCGAGGACATGATCACCGTGTTGGAGGCGAGTGTGCAGCCGGAGCTGCGCCGGGGCCGCTACCCGGACCGCAAGAACACGAAGCGGATCGCCGAACTCGTTCGAGCCGTCGCGCGGGAGCTGGAGCCCTGA
- a CDS encoding TetR family transcriptional regulator yields MTPAHRLTVRVKMSLRDNLLCGAADLLAERGFARLRMSEVAAMAGVSRQTVYNEFGGKETLAHTVVLNQARICLEQVGQAIRSADDPVAGIRAAVRRILEVSARDPLLTALLTGLEREALLPFLPVPDLPTLRALTDLISRRLHAQLPQLPPASTTFYADTVVRLTVSHLLIPTATTAEAADAVTAIAAAVLSPHLPIAQPRHRPTRPR; encoded by the coding sequence GTGACCCCAGCCCATCGGCTCACTGTGCGGGTGAAGATGTCGTTACGCGACAACCTCCTGTGCGGGGCCGCAGACCTGCTCGCCGAACGTGGCTTCGCGAGGCTGCGAATGAGCGAGGTCGCCGCGATGGCGGGCGTGAGCAGACAGACCGTCTACAACGAATTCGGCGGGAAGGAGACCCTCGCGCACACCGTGGTCCTGAACCAGGCGCGAATCTGTCTGGAACAGGTCGGCCAGGCGATCCGAAGCGCCGACGACCCGGTCGCGGGAATACGAGCGGCCGTCCGGCGGATACTGGAGGTCTCGGCGCGTGATCCGCTTCTCACCGCATTGCTCACCGGACTCGAACGCGAGGCGTTGCTGCCCTTCCTGCCGGTGCCCGACCTGCCGACGCTGCGTGCGTTGACCGACCTGATCAGCCGCAGGCTGCACGCACAGCTGCCCCAGCTGCCGCCCGCCTCCACGACCTTCTACGCCGACACGGTCGTCCGACTGACGGTCAGCCATCTGCTCATCCCCACCGCGACGACCGCCGAGGCCGCCGACGCGGTCACCGCGATCGCCGCCGCCGTCCTGAGTCCGCATCTCCCGATCGCCCAGCCGAGGCATCGCCCCACCCGGCCTCGCTGA
- a CDS encoding PhzF family phenazine biosynthesis protein: MAVDVYVVDAFSDRPFGGNPAGVVLLPSFRDPEWMQAVAAELRHSETAFVEVDGHADAPKPLRWFTPTVEVDLCGHATLAAAHVLGGDQVFTTRGGELSCVATEDGRIELDFPADPTTVLADPPARLSEALGGIRVASVAAGSSDLLVEVESPSAVAAVHPDLATLSGLPHRGVIVTAAGGRDGVDFVSRCFFPRVGVAEDPVTGSAHRTLAAWWSERLGRTELVAEQLSARGGRVRIDVRGDRVGVSGRATTVLRGSLYS, from the coding sequence ATGGCGGTGGACGTGTACGTCGTGGACGCTTTCAGCGATCGCCCCTTCGGGGGGAACCCGGCGGGAGTGGTGCTGCTGCCGAGCTTCCGTGACCCGGAGTGGATGCAGGCCGTGGCCGCCGAGCTGAGACATTCGGAGACGGCGTTCGTCGAAGTGGACGGGCATGCCGACGCACCGAAGCCGCTCCGCTGGTTCACACCGACCGTCGAGGTCGACCTCTGCGGTCATGCCACGCTGGCCGCCGCGCACGTCCTCGGCGGCGATCAGGTCTTCACCACCCGCGGCGGCGAGCTGTCCTGTGTGGCCACCGAGGACGGCCGGATCGAACTCGACTTTCCCGCCGACCCGACGACGGTGCTCGCCGACCCGCCCGCGCGACTGTCCGAGGCGCTCGGCGGGATCAGGGTGGCATCCGTCGCGGCGGGTTCCTCGGATCTGCTGGTGGAGGTCGAGTCTCCCTCGGCCGTCGCGGCGGTGCACCCCGATCTCGCCACGTTGAGCGGTCTGCCGCATCGCGGAGTGATCGTGACGGCGGCGGGCGGACGGGACGGCGTCGACTTCGTGAGTCGGTGTTTCTTCCCGCGTGTCGGCGTCGCGGAGGACCCGGTGACGGGCTCGGCACATCGGACCCTGGCGGCCTGGTGGTCCGAACGGCTCGGTCGAACGGAGCTGGTGGCCGAGCAGCTCTCGGCGCGAGGCGGCCGGGTGCGCATCGACGTGCGCGGCGACCGGGTCGGCGTCTCCGGCCGAGCCACGACGGTGCTGCGGGGCAGCCTCTACAGCTGA
- a CDS encoding HAD-IIA family hydrolase, translating into MDGVLVHEEHPIEGADQLLAELAEREIAFMVLTNNSIYTPRDLRARLSANGLEVPEESIWTSALATARFLDSQRPGGSAYVIGEAGLTTALHEVGYVLTDRDPDYVVLGETRTYSFTAITKALRLLEAGARFIATNPDETGPSREGRLPATGAVAALIERATGRAPYYVGKPNPLMMRSALRALGAHSENTLMVGDRMDTDVRAGMEAGMQTILVMTGISGPATADSFPFRPTRVVESISELVGAAHLPFPDGGVPARTILSSARGPDGGDRPAD; encoded by the coding sequence ATGGACGGGGTCCTCGTGCACGAGGAGCACCCCATCGAGGGGGCCGATCAACTCCTCGCCGAGCTGGCCGAGCGTGAGATCGCCTTCATGGTGTTGACCAACAACTCCATCTACACCCCGCGCGACCTGCGTGCGAGGTTGTCGGCGAACGGCCTCGAGGTGCCGGAGGAGTCGATCTGGACGTCGGCGTTGGCCACCGCGCGCTTCCTGGACTCGCAGCGGCCGGGCGGCTCGGCTTACGTGATCGGCGAGGCGGGCCTGACCACGGCGCTGCACGAGGTCGGTTACGTCCTCACCGACCGCGACCCGGACTACGTGGTCCTGGGTGAGACCCGCACCTACAGCTTCACCGCCATCACCAAGGCGCTGCGCCTGCTGGAGGCGGGCGCGCGGTTCATCGCCACCAATCCCGACGAGACCGGGCCCAGCCGTGAGGGCAGGCTTCCCGCCACGGGTGCGGTGGCCGCGCTCATCGAACGGGCGACCGGCCGGGCGCCGTACTACGTCGGCAAGCCCAATCCGCTGATGATGCGGTCGGCGCTGCGTGCGCTGGGCGCCCATTCGGAGAACACCCTCATGGTCGGCGATCGGATGGACACCGACGTCCGCGCGGGCATGGAGGCCGGGATGCAGACCATCCTGGTGATGACGGGCATCTCCGGGCCCGCGACGGCGGACAGCTTCCCCTTCCGGCCCACTCGGGTCGTCGAGTCCATCTCGGAGCTGGTCGGCGCGGCGCACCTGCCGTTCCCCGACGGCGGCGTGCCTGCCAGGACGATCCTGAGTTCGGCACGCGGCCCGGACGGCGGAGACCGGCCGGCCGACTGA
- a CDS encoding TOBE domain-containing protein, producing the protein MPRYRITESAALLGVSDDTVRRWIELGQLTAGRDESGRMVIEGAMLAEFAAGQARETPDPSAVGRSARNRFVGLVTEVVVDRVAAKVEMVCGPHRVVSLMTADAVAELGLEPGVLAVAVVKSTHVVVETPRAGG; encoded by the coding sequence GTGCCCCGATACCGCATCACCGAGTCCGCCGCCCTGCTGGGGGTGAGCGACGACACGGTGCGTCGCTGGATCGAGCTCGGCCAGCTGACCGCCGGCCGTGACGAGTCGGGCCGAATGGTGATCGAGGGAGCGATGCTCGCCGAGTTCGCCGCGGGCCAGGCTCGCGAGACACCCGATCCCTCGGCCGTCGGCCGCTCCGCTCGCAACCGCTTCGTCGGCCTGGTCACCGAGGTGGTGGTCGACCGGGTGGCGGCGAAGGTGGAGATGGTCTGCGGGCCGCACCGGGTGGTCTCGTTGATGACCGCCGACGCGGTGGCCGAACTCGGTCTCGAACCGGGCGTCTTGGCGGTCGCCGTGGTCAAGTCGACCCATGTGGTGGTGGAGACGCCTCGGGCGGGCGGCTAG
- the moaA gene encoding GTP 3',8-cyclase MoaA → MPRPEAAGLIDRYGRTAADLRVSLIDRCNLRCSYCMPAEGLDWLAKSSLLDTSELDRLLRIAVERLGVRDVRFTGGEPLLRPDLAAVVANTARLRPRPRISLTTNGIGLTRRAEELAAAGLDRINVSLDTLRPDRFHTITRRRRLDDVLAGLAAAKTAGLDPVKINAVLLRGVNDDEAPDLLRFALDGGYHLRFIEQMPLDAQHGWQRSEMITATEILTLLQGTFALTPHEAERGSAPAERWSVDGGPGTVGVIGSVTRPFCAACDRTRLTADGQLRSCLFSQTETDLRGPLRSGADDEELADIWRTTMWGKPAGHGINDESFTQPRRPMSAIGG, encoded by the coding sequence CTGCCGCGTCCCGAGGCGGCCGGTCTGATCGACCGGTACGGACGCACGGCCGCCGATCTGCGAGTCTCCCTGATCGATCGCTGCAATCTGCGCTGCTCGTACTGCATGCCCGCCGAAGGCCTGGACTGGCTGGCCAAGAGCAGCCTGCTCGACACCTCGGAGCTCGATCGGCTGCTGCGGATCGCGGTCGAGCGGCTCGGCGTCCGTGATGTGCGCTTCACCGGCGGCGAGCCGCTGCTACGGCCGGATCTGGCGGCCGTCGTGGCCAACACCGCCCGACTGCGCCCCCGGCCCAGGATCTCTCTGACGACCAACGGCATCGGCCTCACGCGGCGGGCCGAGGAACTGGCCGCGGCCGGACTCGACCGCATCAACGTCTCACTGGACACCCTGCGCCCGGACCGCTTCCACACCATCACCCGCAGGCGACGGCTCGACGACGTGTTGGCGGGCCTGGCCGCCGCCAAGACCGCGGGCCTGGACCCGGTGAAGATCAACGCGGTCCTGCTGCGCGGGGTCAACGATGACGAGGCACCCGACCTGCTGCGCTTCGCACTGGACGGCGGTTACCACCTCCGCTTCATCGAACAGATGCCGTTGGACGCGCAGCACGGCTGGCAGCGCTCCGAGATGATCACCGCGACGGAGATCCTGACGCTGCTCCAAGGCACGTTCGCCCTGACCCCGCACGAGGCCGAACGCGGCTCGGCGCCCGCCGAGCGGTGGTCCGTCGACGGCGGGCCGGGCACCGTCGGCGTCATCGGCTCGGTGACCAGGCCGTTCTGCGCGGCCTGTGATCGGACCAGGCTGACCGCGGACGGACAGCTCCGCAGCTGCCTGTTCTCGCAGACCGAGACCGACCTGCGCGGCCCGCTGCGGTCGGGGGCCGACGACGAGGAGCTGGCCGACATCTGGCGCACCACGATGTGGGGCAAGCCCGCCGGACACGGCATCAACGACGAGAGCTTCACTCAGCCTCGGCGGCCGATGAGCGCCATCGGCGGCTGA
- a CDS encoding MoaD/ThiS family protein, with amino-acid sequence MNTTDQITVRVRYFAGARAAAEVTEETVRLPQGATVHQVLSLLADRRGARLERVLGACSFLVDGVAVTDRDRRLTTPVVLDVLPPFAGG; translated from the coding sequence GTGAACACCACCGACCAGATCACCGTGCGGGTCCGCTACTTCGCCGGAGCGAGGGCGGCCGCCGAGGTCACCGAGGAGACGGTGCGGCTGCCGCAGGGCGCCACCGTGCATCAGGTCCTCAGTCTGCTCGCCGATCGCCGAGGCGCGCGGCTGGAACGGGTGCTGGGCGCGTGCAGCTTCCTGGTGGACGGCGTGGCGGTGACGGACCGGGACCGACGGCTCACCACACCCGTCGTCCTCGACGTCCTCCCGCCGTTCGCAGGCGGCTGA
- a CDS encoding transglycosylase family protein: MARYQGRHRKPSSTSRTITRIAVAGAFVGAPLAMATPAVAAPDWDALAQCESSGDWAINTGNGYSGGLQFHPQTWAAFGGTEYAPNAHQATREQQIAVAERVLAEQGPGAWPACSAKTGWHLGGGTAEPAPQPAPQPAAPAPAAPEAAPEEAAAPEAAPQPAPQEVQEQAPAHVGPILDHPEGNYTVEAGDSLSKIAKEHDTDWQSLHEANAEVVADPDLIFTGQKLLVG, translated from the coding sequence ATGGCTCGCTACCAAGGCAGGCACCGCAAGCCTTCCAGTACCAGCCGCACCATCACCCGAATCGCAGTCGCAGGCGCCTTCGTCGGCGCCCCCCTGGCTATGGCCACTCCAGCCGTCGCGGCGCCCGACTGGGACGCCCTCGCGCAGTGCGAGAGCAGCGGCGACTGGGCCATCAACACCGGAAACGGTTACAGCGGCGGACTCCAGTTCCACCCGCAGACCTGGGCCGCCTTCGGCGGCACCGAATACGCGCCCAACGCCCACCAGGCCACGCGCGAGCAGCAGATCGCCGTGGCAGAGCGGGTGCTGGCCGAGCAGGGCCCCGGCGCGTGGCCCGCATGCAGCGCCAAGACCGGCTGGCACCTCGGCGGCGGAACGGCGGAGCCTGCTCCGCAGCCCGCGCCGCAGCCCGCCGCGCCCGCCCCGGCTGCCCCCGAAGCAGCTCCGGAGGAGGCCGCGGCACCCGAGGCCGCGCCGCAGCCCGCCCCGCAGGAGGTCCAGGAACAGGCGCCGGCCCACGTCGGCCCGATCCTCGACCACCCCGAGGGCAACTACACGGTCGAGGCGGGCGACAGCCTGTCGAAGATCGCGAAGGAACACGACACCGACTGGCAGTCGCTGCACGAGGCGAACGCAGAGGTCGTCGCCGACCCGGATCTGATCTTCACCGGTCAGAAGCTCCTGGTCGGCTGA
- a CDS encoding molybdenum cofactor biosynthesis protein MoaE translates to MTGQTRHARVITASNRAAAGVYADTTGPLIVSWLRERSFETPDAAVVPDGAPVGVRLRAAVEAGVQVVVTTGGTGISPTDRTPEVTAELLDYELPGVADAIRAAGLPAVPTAVLSRGLVGVAGRTLVVNLPGSRGGVRDGLGVLAGVLDHAIDQLRGGDHPQPERAADTAEPASMGAEESTAEPHGSSAAGRPDVDRSSVWTADAAGADHAGQPASAPAAERDWSVRVVRAEVVDEDLAAVDHEALVADAGAGAVVGFRGVVRDHDGGRGVRELEYVGHPSAPEKAREVAADVAARHPELRAIAVTHRLGLLAVGDLALVCAVSAAHRAAAFTACADLVDEIKARLPIWKRQVFLDGTQEWVDCP, encoded by the coding sequence GTGACCGGCCAGACCCGACATGCCAGGGTGATCACGGCGTCGAATCGGGCGGCGGCGGGGGTGTACGCCGACACCACCGGGCCGCTCATCGTGTCCTGGCTGCGGGAGAGGTCCTTCGAGACGCCGGACGCGGCCGTCGTCCCCGACGGCGCACCGGTCGGCGTGCGGCTCCGGGCCGCGGTCGAGGCGGGGGTGCAGGTGGTCGTCACGACCGGCGGCACCGGGATCAGCCCGACCGATCGGACACCGGAGGTCACCGCCGAGCTGCTGGATTACGAGTTGCCCGGCGTGGCCGATGCGATCCGGGCCGCCGGACTGCCCGCGGTGCCCACCGCCGTGCTCTCCAGGGGGCTGGTGGGCGTGGCGGGCCGGACGCTCGTCGTCAACCTTCCCGGATCGCGGGGCGGCGTCCGCGACGGACTGGGCGTGCTGGCGGGCGTCCTCGACCATGCGATCGACCAACTTCGCGGTGGCGACCATCCGCAGCCGGAGCGGGCGGCGGACACGGCCGAACCCGCGAGCATGGGAGCCGAGGAGTCGACGGCGGAGCCGCACGGCTCGTCGGCGGCCGGCCGTCCGGATGTCGACCGATCGTCCGTGTGGACGGCGGACGCGGCCGGTGCGGATCACGCAGGGCAGCCGGCGTCCGCGCCGGCGGCCGAACGCGACTGGTCCGTGCGGGTGGTACGGGCCGAGGTCGTCGACGAGGACCTCGCCGCCGTCGATCACGAGGCGCTGGTCGCCGACGCGGGGGCGGGAGCGGTGGTGGGCTTCCGAGGCGTCGTGCGCGACCACGACGGTGGCCGGGGCGTCCGGGAGCTCGAGTACGTCGGCCACCCCAGCGCACCGGAGAAGGCACGTGAGGTCGCCGCCGACGTCGCCGCCCGGCACCCGGAACTGCGGGCGATCGCGGTGACGCATCGGCTGGGGCTGTTGGCGGTCGGCGACCTCGCCCTGGTGTGCGCGGTCTCGGCCGCCCATCGCGCGGCGGCGTTCACGGCGTGCGCCGATCTGGTCGACGAGATCAAGGCCCGGCTGCCGATCTGGAAGCGGCAGGTGTTCCTCGACGGCACCCAGGAGTGGGTCGACTGCCCGTGA
- the moaC gene encoding cyclic pyranopterin monophosphate synthase MoaC, whose translation MELPHLDPGGAARMVDVSAKEVSARTATATGVLRTTEEVVGLLSSGTLPKGDALATARIAGIMGAKRTPDLVPLCHPIALSGVTVELEPAGAQVHIRATVRTTDRTGVEMEALTAVAVAGLALHDMIKAVDPAAVLDHVRVERKDGGKTGTWRRPE comes from the coding sequence ATGGAGCTACCGCATCTGGACCCCGGCGGCGCGGCCCGCATGGTCGACGTCTCCGCGAAGGAGGTCTCGGCCAGGACCGCGACCGCCACCGGGGTGCTGCGCACCACCGAGGAGGTGGTGGGGCTGCTGAGCAGCGGCACCCTGCCCAAGGGTGACGCGCTGGCCACCGCGCGCATCGCGGGGATCATGGGTGCCAAGCGCACGCCGGATCTCGTGCCGCTGTGTCATCCGATCGCCCTGTCCGGAGTGACCGTCGAGCTGGAGCCCGCGGGCGCGCAGGTGCACATCCGTGCGACGGTCCGCACCACCGACCGTACCGGGGTCGAGATGGAGGCCCTGACCGCCGTGGCCGTCGCGGGGCTCGCCCTGCACGACATGATCAAGGCGGTGGACCCGGCCGCGGTGCTGGATCACGTTCGGGTGGAACGCAAGGACGGCGGGAAGACGGGAACGTGGAGGAGACCGGAGTGA
- a CDS encoding Uma2 family endonuclease encodes MVAMGYGHVESRHRPLTVDDLRTMPDAGGRYELVDGRLDMSPAPVAIHTLIESRLTIHLGGLAPEEQIVFSCPGITLNADRTHHRIPDVAIIRADEFEQPYLTRPPLLVVEVVSPESVFRDHHTKRVEYARFGVESYWIVSPDPEKPGIVELRLEDGGYREVAQVFGTDVFETEVPFPIRLVPHWLVAMGPWRKHIAGE; translated from the coding sequence ATGGTTGCCATGGGCTACGGACATGTGGAATCGCGGCATCGGCCGCTGACCGTGGACGATCTTCGTACGATGCCGGACGCCGGCGGCCGGTACGAGCTCGTCGACGGGCGGCTTGACATGTCGCCTGCGCCGGTCGCCATCCACACGCTCATCGAATCGCGGCTGACGATCCACCTCGGGGGGCTCGCGCCTGAAGAGCAGATCGTCTTCAGTTGTCCAGGTATCACTCTCAATGCGGACCGCACCCATCACCGCATCCCGGATGTGGCGATCATCCGAGCGGACGAGTTCGAACAGCCCTATCTGACTCGGCCGCCGCTGCTGGTGGTCGAGGTCGTCTCGCCGGAGAGCGTCTTCCGGGACCACCACACCAAGCGCGTCGAGTACGCCCGGTTCGGCGTCGAGTCCTACTGGATCGTGAGCCCGGACCCGGAGAAGCCCGGGATCGTCGAGCTTCGGCTGGAGGACGGCGGTTACCGCGAGGTCGCCCAGGTCTTCGGCACGGACGTCTTCGAGACCGAGGTGCCGTTCCCGATCCGGCTCGTCCCGCACTGGCTCGTGGCGATGGGGCCGTGGCGGAAGCACATCGCGGGAGAGTGA
- a CDS encoding NAD-dependent malic enzyme — MPVPGPGYAITVRVETPPSSSAAGDLTSAVGRVGGVITALDVVESHTDRVVIDITCNALSAEHVTDITSTLDALPDVAVRKVSDRTFLMHLGGKLEVRSKVALRNRDDLSRAYTPGVARICQAIAANPDDARRLTIKRNTVAVVTDGSAVLGLGNIGPGAALPVMEGKAALFKKFADVDAWPVCLDTQDTEEIIRTVELLAPVYGGINLEDIAAPRCFEIERRLREKLDIPVFHDDQHGTAIVVLGALRNALRVVGKDIGDCRVVVCGVGAAGSAIIRLLLRDKPGDVVAVDIDGIVHQEREGLGDHLQWIAEHTNAEQRTGSLHDALVGADVFIGVSAPNLFGAEQVATMADSAIVFALANPDPEVDPLEAQQHAAVVATGRSDYPNQINNVLAFPGFFRGMLDAQAHSITDSMLLAAADAIADVADGERLNASFIVPSVFDTTVAPAVAEAVRRAAEEG, encoded by the coding sequence ATGCCGGTTCCCGGCCCCGGCTATGCCATCACGGTGCGCGTCGAGACCCCGCCGTCGTCCAGTGCGGCGGGTGACCTCACCAGCGCCGTCGGCCGGGTCGGCGGCGTGATCACGGCGCTCGACGTCGTCGAGTCGCACACCGACCGCGTCGTCATCGACATCACCTGCAACGCCCTGTCGGCGGAGCATGTCACCGACATCACCTCCACGCTGGACGCGCTGCCCGACGTCGCCGTGCGCAAGGTCTCCGATCGGACCTTCCTGATGCACCTCGGCGGCAAGCTGGAGGTCCGCTCGAAGGTCGCGCTGCGCAACCGAGACGACCTGTCCCGTGCCTACACGCCGGGAGTCGCTCGCATCTGTCAGGCCATCGCCGCCAACCCCGACGACGCCCGCAGGCTGACGATCAAGCGCAACACCGTCGCGGTGGTCACCGACGGGTCCGCGGTCCTGGGCCTCGGCAACATCGGCCCCGGTGCCGCCCTGCCCGTGATGGAGGGCAAGGCCGCACTGTTCAAGAAGTTCGCCGACGTCGACGCCTGGCCGGTCTGCCTGGACACCCAGGACACCGAGGAGATCATCCGCACGGTGGAGCTGCTCGCCCCCGTGTACGGCGGCATCAACCTCGAGGACATCGCCGCGCCGCGGTGCTTCGAGATCGAGCGCAGGCTGCGGGAGAAGCTGGACATCCCGGTCTTCCACGATGACCAGCACGGCACGGCCATCGTCGTGCTCGGTGCGCTGCGCAACGCGCTGCGGGTCGTCGGCAAGGACATCGGCGACTGCCGAGTGGTGGTCTGCGGCGTCGGCGCGGCGGGTTCGGCGATCATCCGGCTGCTGCTGCGCGACAAGCCGGGCGACGTGGTGGCGGTCGACATCGACGGCATCGTGCATCAGGAGCGGGAGGGCCTCGGCGACCACCTGCAGTGGATCGCCGAGCACACCAACGCCGAGCAGCGCACCGGGTCCCTGCATGACGCTCTCGTCGGCGCCGACGTGTTCATCGGCGTGTCGGCCCCGAACCTGTTCGGAGCCGAGCAGGTCGCCACGATGGCGGACTCGGCGATCGTCTTCGCGTTGGCCAACCCCGACCCCGAGGTCGATCCGCTGGAGGCCCAGCAGCACGCCGCCGTGGTGGCGACCGGGCGCAGCGACTATCCGAACCAGATCAACAACGTGCTGGCCTTCCCCGGCTTCTTCCGGGGGATGCTCGACGCCCAGGCCCACAGCATCACCGACTCGATGCTGCTGGCCGCCGCCGACGCCATCGCCGACGTGGCCGACGGCGAGCGGCTCAACGCCTCCTTCATCGTGCCCAGCGTCTTCGACACGACGGTGGCGCCCGCGGTGGCCGAGGCGGTGCGGCGGGCCGCCGAGGAGGGGTGA